CCGCGCGACTCGTGAGAGCGAAGGCTCGAGCGTCATGGTGAAGGCCGCGAGCGTTCTCGCGGCGACGGCGCTGCTGACCGCGGCGGCCTGGGCGGAGACGCCGGAGACGTCGAGCGCGCCCGCGGCGGCGCCCACGCTGACCCTCGCCGCGGCCCTGGACCTCGCCGCGAGGCAGAACCTGGATATCGCCGCGGCGCGGCTCCGCCGCCCGGTCGCGCAGGCGGGAGTCCGCGTCGCGAGGCAGGTCCCCAACCCGGGGCTCAGCGTCTCGGCGGCGCGGGACACGCCCCACGAGAGCGTCGTGATCGACCAGCCGCTCGAGATCGGAGGGCGGCGCGGCCGGCGAATCGAGATGGCGCGGCAGGAGGCCGCGCTCACGGATCTCGAGATCGCGGCTCTGGAGCGCCGGGTCCGCCGCGAGGTGCGCGAGGCGTTCTACGGCCTGATCGCCGCCCGCGACGCCACCGCCCAGCGCGATGGCGCGCTCGCTCTCGCCCGCAGGCTCCGGGAGATCGCTAAGGCGCGCTTCGACGCCGGGGACGTCCCCCAGCTCGAGGTGTTCGAGGCCGAGATGGAAATGGCCCGCGCGGAAGCCGAGCTCGCGGTGCAGCAGCAGGAAGAAAAGGTCGCCCTGAGCCGGCTCGACGCGCTTCTGGCCGCGCCGGCCGGCGCGGGCTGGAGGATCGTCGGCTCCCTCGAGGACGCTCCGTCGGCCCTCACGATGGACGAGCTGGTCTCCCGCGCGGCGCAGTCGAACTCCGATCTCGAGCGCCTCGCGCAGGAGATCAGGGTGGAAGAGAGCCAGCGGACGCTCTTCCGCGCCGAGCGGATTCCCGATCTCACCGTCGAGTTCGGGAGCGATTTCAACGCGCCGGGCGACTTTCACGCCGGAGCGCGCGGGGGATTCTCCCTCGAGATCCCGCTCTTCTCGCGGAAACAGGGGGAGCTGGCCCGCTCGAGCGCCACGCTCGCCGCGCTCGACGCCGAGTCCGACGCCACGCGCCGCGCCGTGGCGGCCCGGGTCGAAGCCGCGTACGGCGAGTGGAGCGTCAGGAGGACCGAGGCGGAACTCTACCGCAGCTCGCTGGTGCCGGCGGCGCGCCGCCTCGAAGGACTTGCGGAAGAGAGCTACCGTGAGGGAAAGGCGAACCTGCTGACCGTCCTTGACGCCCAGCGGAACGTGCGACAGGTGGAACGCGAGTACCGGGAGAGCCTCGTCGGCCTCCAGGCCGCGTTCGCGGGGCTCGAGGAGGCCGTGGGCGTGGCGCTCGACTGATGCGCGACCTCTCAAACGGTCCGGCCCGGTGGCCGCGGCTCGCGGCGGCCGTGGCGCTCGCCGCGGCCCTGGCCGTCGCCGGCTGCTCGCGGAGGTCCGGCGCGGACGAGGGGGAGGGCGGAGAGAAGGGCGAAGCCGCCGTCGTGGACGTCACGCTGACGCAGGTGACCCGGGCGCCGATCAGCCGGACCGTCACGATCTCCGGGACCGTCGCCGCGCTCCCGAACCGGGACGTGCGCGTCAGCTCCCTCGTCGCCGGGCGCGTGGCGGAGCTGCCCGTCGCGGAAGGGGACCCGGTCGCGGCCGGCCAAAGGGTCGCCAGGATCGACGACCGGCTCCTGCGCGAGCAGTCGAGGCAGGCCGAGGCGGCCCTGGCGCAGGCCGAGGCCGGTCTCGAGAACGCGAAGCTGGCGCGCGCGAGGAACGAGACGCTCTTCGAGCGCGGCATCGCCGCGCGAAAGGAGGTCGAGGACTCGCGCACGCAGGAGGCCGTGGCCGAAGCGGCTCTGAAGCAGGCGCAGGCGACGGCGTCCCTGGCGGAGACGCAGCTGATGCGCGCCGAGATCCGGTCGCCGATCGGCGGCGCCGTCGTGAAGCGGTTCGTCAGCGTCGGGGAGCAGGTGGACGGCACGGCGGCAGAGCCGCTGTTCGAGGTGGCGGATCGCCGCGAGGTGGAGCTCTACGCCAACGTGCCCGCGGCGTACCTGCCGGCGTTCCGGTCGGGGCAGGCCGTCGAGCTCGAAGGCGATTCCTTGCGCGGCGAGACGCTGCACGGCCGCGTCGTCGCCGTGTCGGCCGCCGTGGACCCGACGACCGACCTGGGACTGGTGCGGATCCGGCTCGCCAACGAAGCCGGATCCCTCGCGCTGGGGACGTTCCTGTCCGCGCGAATTCCGCTCGAGACCCACGCCGACGCGCTGGTCGCCCCGTCGCAGGCCGTCTACCGCGACCAGGAAGGCCGGCCGCACGTTTACCGGGTCGAGGGAGACGCCGCCACCGCGTCTCCCGTCGTGCTCGGCATCGAGACCCCCGACCGCGACGAGATCCTCTCCGGCGTCCGCGAGGGCGACTCGATCGTGTGGACCGGCGGCTACGGCCTCGGCGAGAAGTCCAGGATCAGGGTCGCGAAGCCGTGAACATCGTCGCCTTCTGCCGGCGCAACGCCTACGCCGTGTACCTGCTCACCGCCTTCCTGACCGCGGCGGGCCTCTACGCCGCCTTCGTGCTCCCCAGCAACATCTACCCCGAGCTGAACTTCCCCCGCATCGTCATCCTCGCGCACTCCGGCGACCTCGCCCCCGAGACGATGCTGCCGTCGGTGACGCGCCCTCTCGAGGAGGCCGCCAGCACCGTGCTGGGCGTGCGTCGCGTGAGATCGAGGACCATCCGCGGCTCCACCGAGATCTCCGTCCTCTTCGATCCCGAGATGGACATGCCGTACGCCCTGCAGCTCCTCGAGGCGCGCGTCGGCGAGGCGCGCGCCTCGCTGCCCGCGGAGACCGAGACGGCGGTCGAGCGGGTCACCCCCGTGGTGTTCCCGGTGTTCAGCCTGATCCTGAACGGCGACGTTCCCGGAGCGGACCTCAGGGATTACGCCTACTACGTTCTCCGCCCGCTGTTCAGCCGGGTGCCGGGGGTGGGCAGGGTCGAGGTCCAGGCGACGGACACCCGCGAGGTGTCCGTGATCGTGGACCCCGAGAAGCTCCTCTCGCATCGGCTGTCGCTCCCGGAAGTGGCCGACCGGCTCAGGGCCACCAACGGGGTCGCGTCCGTCGGGCGCCTGCCCAAGGACTACCAGCAGTACCTCGTCCTCACCACCGGGCTCTACACGGACCTGGATCCGATCCGCGACACCGTCGTGGCGGTCGAAGGCCGGACCCCCATCCGCCTGCGCGACATCGCCGAGGTCCGCGACGGCGTCGAGGACCACACGGTCCTGATCACGGGGAACGGCGAGCCCGCCGCGCTCATCAACGTCTCGCGCCAGATCGGCGGCAACATCCTCCAGATCGTGGACGACCTCAAGGGGACCACCGCGCACCTGGGCTCCGCCATTCCGAAGACGCTCCATCTCTCGGTGGTCTACGACCTTGCCGAGTTCGTGCGCGACGCCATGGCCAGCGTGAGGGACGCCATCCTGATCGGCGCCGCGCTCGCGGTCCTGATCCTGTTCGTGTTCCTCCGCGAGACCCGCTCCACCCTGATCGCGGCGACGTCCCTGCCGCTTTCGGTCGCCGGCACCTTCTTCTTCGTCCACGTCCTCGGGGGCACGCTCAACCTGATGTCCCTCGGCGGGCTGGCGGTCGCCATCGGGTTGATCATCGACGACGCCGTCGTGGTCATCGAGAACATCTACCGCCACCTGGGGCTCGGCGAGGCCCCGGCCGACGCCGCGGAGCGCGGGACCCGGGAGCTGCTCGCGCCCGTCACCGGCTCCACCGCGACGACGCTGGTGGTATTCCTGCCCCTCGGGCTGCTCCAGGGCATGATCGGAGACTTCTTCCGGGCGCTGTGCCTCACCCTGAGCGTCTCGGTGCTCCTGTCCCTGGTCTTCGCGGTGACGCTGATTCCTCTCCTCTCGCAGCGTTTCCTCACCCCTCGCGCCCACCGGGAGTCGTCGGAGCGCTTCATCGAACCGGTCAACCGCGCCTACGAGCGCGCGGTGCGCTGGTCGCTCCGACGCCGGGGAATCGTGGCCGGGGCGGCGGCCCTCCTCGTGGCGCTGGCGGTCCTCCTCTTCACGCGGCTCGAGTCCGGGTTCCTGCCGGCGATGGACGAGGGGGGCTACGTCCTCGACTACTGGACCCCGCCGGGCACCTCTCTCGACGAGTCCGACCGGATGCTCCGCGGGATCGAGCAGCGCATCAAGGCCATGCCGGAGACCGCGTCGTTCTCCCGGCGCACCGGTGCGGAGATGGGGCTGTTCGTCACCCAGCAGAACCGGGGCGACATCCTCGTGAAGCTCAAGCCGAGGTCCGAGCGCAAGCGCTCGTGCGACGAGGTGATCTCCGATCTCCGCGGGCAGATCGAGCGGAGCGTCCCCGGGATCATCGTGGAGTTCGTCCAGCTCCTCCAGGACATGCTCGGCGACCTCGAGGGGTCGCCGGAGCCGGTGGAGGTGAAGCTCTTCGGCGACAGCATGCCCGAGCTCGAGAAGCTCGCGGACGACGTCGGCGCGAGGATCCGGAAGATCCCGGGCATCGTGGACTACAACGCGATCCAGAAGGGGAACCCGGAGATCGTGGTCCGGGTCGACGCTGCGCTCGCGGGGCGCGCCGGGCTGACCGTGGAGCAGGTCTCGCAGCAGGTCGCGGCGGGTCTGCTGGGCGAGGCGGCGACGTCCCTGCGCCGGGCGGACCGCGGCATCGGGATTCGCGTGCGGTTCCCGGACGCGTTCCGCTTCGACGGCGAGAACATCCGGCAGTATCCGATCGTCACGCCGGCGCGGCAGGTGGTGCCGCTCGCGTCGCTCGCGCGCGCGGAGCAGGTGCAGGGGGTGAGCGAGCTGAGCCGGGAGAACCAGCGGCTCATGGTGGCGCTGACCGCCCGCCTCGAGGACCGCGACCTGGGAAGCGTGATCCGCGACGTGAAGGAGGTCATGTCGTCGACGCGGATGCCGGAGGGCTCGACCTACGAGATCGGCGGGCAGTACGAGACCCAGCAGAGCTCCTTCCGCGTGCTGCTCGTGATCCTGGGGCTGGGGCTGGCCGCGGTGTTCACCGTGCTGGTCACCCAGTTCCGCGCCTTCCGCCCGGCGCTCGTCATCCTTTCCGCGGCTCCGCTGTCGCTGGTCGGCGTCTTCGCCATGCTGCTCGTCACGGGGACCCCGCTGAACGTCTCCTCGTTCATGGGGATCATCCTGATGGTGGGCCTCGTCGTGAAGAACGGCATCATCCTCTTCGACTACGTCCACAAGCTCCGCGAGAGCGAAGGCCTTCCGCTCGACGAGGCCCTGGTGCGGGCGGGACGCGTCCGCGTGCGCCCGATCCTGATGACCACGCTGGCCACGCTGTTCGGCCTGCTCCCTCTCGCGCTCGGACTCGGCTCGGGCGCGGAGCTCCAGAAGCCGCTGGCGCTGGCCGTCATCGGCGGGCTCCTGATCTCGACGTTCATCACGCTGCTGGTGGTGCCGGTGATGTACTCGCTCCTCGAGCCGTCGCGGATCCCGGCGGCTCCGGCGGCCGCCGCCGGTGAATAGCGTATCCGCGGCCGCGCGCCGCGTGCTGCTGGGGCTGATCGGCCGGGCCGTCACGGGCGCTCCGATCGAGCCGCCCGAGCGCGGTTGGGTCGACGCGGAGCTCGCCCTCTCGGGCTTCCGGAAGACGGCCAAGAGCCTCCTCGTGAGGCGGCTCATGCGTCGAGGCCTCGAGGCCGGCCCGGTCACGATCTTGACCCCCGCCCTCGGCGGCCTGTTCACGATCGCGACGCCGGGGACCGACTTCGGCGTCGGCTGGGAGATCCTCGAGCACGGCACCTACGAGCCGCACGTCGTCGAGTTCTACCGTCGAACGCTGAAGCCGGGCATGGCCGTCCTGGACGTCGGGGCCAACATCGGGTTCCACGCCCTGCACGCCGCCACGCTGGTCGGCCCCGCGGGAAGGGTCATCGCCGTCGAGCCCGATCCGCAGAGCGCGGCGCTCCTGAGGCTCAGCCTGTCGCTGGCCGGGGGGGGCCTGCCGGTCACGGTGCTCGAGGCGGCGCTCTCGGACGCGCCCGGAGAGCTGGTCCAGTCCGACCTGGGGAACGCGGGGAACAGCGGCGCGAGGTTCACGCACAAGGAGCGCGGGCGCCTCGAGGCGCTGGTGCACGGCGTCCATCCGCAATTCAGGACGGTGCGGGCGGTCGTTTGGGACGACGGCTACCCCGACACCCGGATCGACTTCGTGAAGATCGACATCGAGGGGTTCGAGCCGTACGCCCTCCGCGGCATGGAGCGGTCTCTCGCGCGGTACCGCCCGATCGTCCTCTCCGAGTTCGCCCCGTCGAACCTCACGAGCATCGGCGGCACCGAGCCCTCGGCGTACCTCGCGTGGTTCCGCGCCCGCGGCTACCGGGTCGAGCTCGTCGAGGAGAGGACGGCGCGCCCGCTCGCGGTCACCGACGAGGAAGCCTTGAGGAGCGTGGGCGGCGGGCATCACGTCGACCTGGCCTTCGTCCCGGAGTCGTGATGGCGGTGAAGGACGCGGAACTCGCACGAGGGAGCTTCCGTCCGTTCGACGGGCTCCTCGCGCTCGTGCCGGTCGCCGCCGTCCTCGAGATCGCGCACGCGCCCCCCGTCGCGATCTTCCTCGTCTCCGCCGCGGCGATCGTCCCCCTCGCGGGGATCATGGGCCGGTCGACGGAGCGGCTCGCCGAGCGCGTGGGTCCGGGAGCGGGCGGGCTCCTGAACGCCACGTTCGGCAACGCCGCGGAGCTGATCCTCGCGGTCGTCGGCCTCTCGCACGGCCTCGCCGACGTGGTGAAGGCCTCGCTCACCGGCTCGATCATCGGGAACGCGCTCCTGGTCCTGGGGCTGTCGATCCTCGCGGGGGGGCTCAAGCACAAGGTCCAGCGCTTCAACCGCACCGCGGCGTCCCTGGGCTCGACGCTGATGGCGCTGGCGGCCATCGGCCTGCTGGTGCCCACCGTCTTCTGGTACGCGGCGAGGGACCCGATGGTGCGGGCGGGGGCGGGGGCCACGCGGGCGGGGCTCGACCGGCTCGAGAAGGGGCTCTCCGTCGAGATCGCCGTGGTCCTCGGGGTCGTCTACCTCCTGAGCCTCGTCTTCTCGCTCGGGACGCACCGGCATCTCTACGCGGGGGACGGCGTGCATCCGAGTTCGGGCGGCGGAGAGAAAGGCGCCGCCGCGCCGCCGGGAGCCCGACGGAGCTCAGCGGCGACCGTGGTGGCGCTCCTCCTGGCCAGCAGCGCGCTCCTCGCGCTGCTCTCCGAGTTCCTGGTGGGATCGCTCGAGCCGACGGCCCGCGCGCTCGGCTTCACCGACCTGTTCGTCGGCGTGGTCGTGGTGGCGATCGTGGGGAACGCGGCCGAGCACTCGAGCGCGGTCGTCGCCGCGCTCCGGAACCGGATGGATCTCGCGCTCCACATCGCGATCGGCTCGGGGCTGCAGATCGCGCTGTTCGTGACCCCGCTCCTGGTCGGGATCTCGTATCTCGTCGGCCCCGCGCCGATCGACCTCCACTTCACGCTCCTCGAGGTCGGCGCCGTCGTGCTCGGCGTCGTCTCGGTCCACCTGGTCTGCCAGGACGGGGAGTCGAACTGGATGGAAGGGGTGCTCCTGCTGGCCGTCTACGCCATCCTCGCCGTGGCCTTCTACTTCCTCCCGGCGTGAGGGAGCGTCTCCGCGGACCGCCCGCCCATGCGATCGCCGAAGTTACAGAAGGACGCGCCGGAGGGGCGGTCCGTTAACCGGGCGAGCGGATTGAAGTCCCCGGGGCGCCGAGAGGACAATGAAGCTGCTGGCAGGGAGGTGCCCGCAATGACGCGGTCGGTGCTTCGGGAATGGGCGGCGCGGGGAGACCGGCGCGAGGCCTCGGCTTGGCTCGCGCTCCTCGCGATCGTCGCGCTCACCACGCTGATCCGCGTGCGGATGCTCGATTTCCCGCTGGAGCGCGACGAGGGGGAGTACGCGTACGCGGGACAGCTGATGCTCGAGGGCGTTCCCCCCTATCAGCTCGCCTACAACATGAAGCTCCCGGGCACGTATGCCGCCTACGCGCTGCTCATGGCCGTGTTCGGACCTTCGGCCCGGGGCATCCACGCGGGGCTGCTCGCGGTGAACGGCGCGGCGATCGCCCTGATGTTCCTGTTGGGGCGGCGGCTCTACGGCCCGCTGGCCGGGATCGCGTCGGCCGGGTGCTACGCGGTGATGTCCGTGAGCCCGGCCGTGATGGGGACGGCCGCGCACGCGACGCACTTCGTCGTGCTGGCGGCGCTCGGAGGCACCGTGCTGCTGCTGAGGGCCGTCGACGGCGACCGCATCGGCACCCTCAGCGCCGCCGGATTCCTGCTGGGCCTGGCCTTCGTCATGAAGCAGCACGGAGTCTTCTTTCCCGCCTTCGGCGCGGTCTATCTGGTCGGATCGCTCCTCCGCCGGCGCCCGGTTGAGCCGCCGAAGGTGATCGCGCGATCCGCCGCGTTCCTCGCGAGCGCGGCCTTGCCGCTCGGATTGACATGTCTCCTGCTCGGGTGGGCGGGGGTCTTCGGCAGGTTCTGGTTCTGGACGGTCTCCTACGCGCGCGCCTACGTGTCCATCGTCCCCCTGTCGAGCGCGACGAGCGCCCTCCTCGCGCAGCTCGGGGAGCAGGTGCGCGCGAGCACCCCCATCTGGATCCTGGCTGCGGCGGGGATGCCCCTGGCGTTCTGGAGGAACAACCCCTGCGGTCGCCGGCGCCTGTTCATGGCCGCCTTCCCCGCCTTCTCGTTCCTGGCCGTCTGCCCGGGCTTCTACTTCCGCGAGCACTACTTCGTTGTCTTGCTCCCGGCGGTCGCGCTCCTGGCCGGCGTCGCGATCGGAACGCTGGGTGCGAAGGGGAGACCTTGGCTCGCCTCGGGGGTGTTCGCGGCGGCCGCCCTGCTGTCGGTGGTCCAGGGAAGGGAGTTTTACTTCGAGATGACCCCGCTCGAGGCCTGCCGCGCGGTCTACCGGCTGAACCCCTTCCCAGAGGCGGCGGTCGTCGCGAGGTACATCGACGAGCACGCCGCGCGGGACGCTCGCATCGCGGTGCTCGGCTCGGAGCCCGAGATCTACTTCCTCTCGCGCCGCCGCTCCGCCACGGGGTACCTCTACATGTTCCCGATGACCGAGCGGCAGCCCTACGCGGAGACCATGCAGGTGGACCTGATCCGGGAGATCGAGGCGTCGCGCCCGGACTACCTGGTGTTCTCGCCGATCTGGGCGTCGGACCCGGCGCACATGGCGGTTCCGCGGCGGGTCGAGGAGTGGCTGGGCGGCTTCCTGGGACGGAACTACACGCAGGTCGGCCTGGCGGACATCGTCGCTCCCGACCGGACCGATTACGCCTGGGGTGCGGACGCCGCCCTCAGGGCGCCGAAGTCCGGCTGGTTCCTCTCGGTCCTGAAGCGGAGGTAGCCCGCCGCTCGGGTCAGTTATGCACGCACTGGCAGCAATTCGGCGGCACCATGCGAAGGTGGTAGCCGTCGGGACACGGGATGCAACGGACGCCTGCGCAGGTGGCCCTCGCGCTGGCCGGCGTCGAGGTGAAGAGCGCGGCGACGCCGACGAGAGCGACGGCGACGAGCAGGATCGCGAATACACGCTTCATGGCCGGATCCTCCTGTTCCCGAACACCATCTTAAGGCGATTCGTCGCGAACGCCTTGTCGCGGCCCCCGGGATTCGTCAGAATCACCTCGCGATGACGCGGTCTCTCACCTCGGTCCGGGGGACGTCCCGCCTCACCGGTTTGCTCGCGGCGGCGCTCCTCGTCGGTGCGACGCTCGTCATCTACCTCCCAGCGATCCACGGCGGGCTCATCTGGGACGACGACGCCCACGTGACCCGGCCGGATCTCCGCTCGCTGCACGGGCTCTCCAGGATCTGGCTCGAGCTGGGCGCCACGCAGCAGTACTACCCGCTGGCGCACAGCGCGTTCTGGCTCGCGCACCGGCTCTGGGGCGACGACACTCTCGGCTATCACCTGGCGAACATCCTGCTCCACGCTCTGGCGGCCGTCCTCGTGTGGCGAGTCCTGCTCCGGGTGAAGATCCCCGGGGCCTACCTCGCCGCGGCGGTCTTCGCGCTGCACCCGGTGCACGTCGAGTCGGTGGCGTGGATCACGGAGCTCAAGAACACACTGTCGGCCGTGTTCTACCTCGGGTCAGCCTGGGCCTACCTCCGGTTCGACGAGGACCGGCGCGTGCGCTGGTACGTCCTGGCGACGGGGCTGTTCGTCCTCGGGCTGCTGAGCAAGACGGTCACCGCCACGCTTCCGGCGGCGCTGCTGGTAGTCTTCTGGTGGCGGCGGGGACGTCTCGCCGTGAGACGCGACGCGCTGCCGCTCCTGCCCTGGCTCGGCATGGGCGCCGCCGCGGGCCTCGCGACCGCGTGGGTGGAGCGCGCGCTCGTCGGGGCCCAGGGTGAAGCGTTCTCGCTGACCGCGGTGGAGCGCTGTCTGCTCGCGGGCCGCGTGACCTGGTTCTACCTGGGCAAGCTGCTCTGGCCGGCGAACCTGACCTTCATCTATCCGCGATGGGAGGTGCGCCAGGACATCGCATGGCAGTACCTGTTCCCGCTGGCCGCGGGCGCGCTCGTTCTGGCCCTGTGGCTCCTGCGCCGGCGGTGGCGTGGACCTCTGGCGGCGTACCTGTTCTTCGTGGGAACCCTCTTCCCGGTCCTGGGCTTCCTCAACGTCTATCCGTTCCGCTTCTCGTTCGTGGCGGACCACTTCCAGTACCTGCCGAGCCTGGGGCCGATCGCCCTGGCGTCGGCGGGGATCGCTCTCGGCGCCGCGCGCCTGGGAAGCGTGCCGCGTTGGGCGAGCCGGGCGCCGGCGGTGGCGCTCCCGTGCGTGCTGGCGCTCCTGACCTTTCGGCAGAGCGCGACGTACAGCGACGTGGAGACGCTGTATCGGACGACCCTCGCGCGGAATCCGGGCTGCTGGATGGCGTACAACAACCTGGGCAACTTCCTGGCGGGCGAGGGTCGGAACCGCGAGGCGATCGATCTCCTGACGCGCGCGGCGCAGCTCCGGCCGGACCTCGCCGAGGTCCGCAACAACCTGGGACGCGCGCTGCTCCAGGACCGCCGGATTCCCGAAGCCGTCGAGCAGCTCGATCGTGCGCTCGAGCTCAAGACCGATTACACCGAGGCCCGCGTCAACCTCGGGGTCGCGCTCCTCCAGGAGGGGCGGGACGCCGAGGCGATCGCGACCTACGAGCGCGTGCTCGACCGCACGCCGGACAATGCTGAGGCGCACAGCAACCTCGGCCTCGTCCTCGCCCGGCAGGGTCGGGTCCGCGAGGCGACCGAGCACTTCGAGCGGGCGTTGCAGCTCAAGCCTGGCTATCCCGAGGCCCACTTCAATCTGGGAAACGTCCTGGCCGGCGCGGAGCGTCTCGACGAGGCCATCGCGCACTACGGCGAAGCGATCCGCTCCAGGCCGGACTACGCCGATGCCCACAACAATCTCGGGGTCGTCCTGCTCCGCCAGAGCCGGGTCCGGGAGGCCATCGAGCACTACGAGCGGGCGCTCAGGATCCGGCCGGACTTCGTCGAGGCCCACGACGGCCTGGGACTCGCCCTGGTCCAGGCGGGCCGGCTCCCCGAGGCCATCGCGCAGTACGATGAGGCGCTTCGCGTCCGGCCGGACTCCGAATCGATCCGCGATCACCTCCGGAGCGCGCGGGAGGCCCTGGCGCGGCGCCGGTAGCATCGTGCCCCACCGGTGACGACCCCGATCGGCGCGGCGCTCCGGGCGAGGTCGACTCCGGGAGTTTCGTCCTGCCGAAAACCGGGTTAAGATCCCCTTTCGTGCCCGGAGGACCTTCTCCATATGGAGGAGGACCGGGCTGGGGGGGGGGGGCGGGGAAGGCGCAATCGGGGCCAGAGCGCGCCGGAGGGCGGGTGCATCCCTGGGATCGCTTCGTGCGATTCGTCCTGCCGATCGGAGCGGCATGCCTCCTCACGACCGTGGGGGCCGTGGGCTGGTTCGCGCAGCCGGATCGCTTCGCACGCGGGTACGCCCCCGAGCAGCCGATCCCGTACTCGCACGCGCTTCACGCGGGGACGCTGAAGATCCCGTGCCTCTACTGCCATTCGGGAGCGGATCGCTCGCGGCATGCGGGGATTCCGGCGGTCGAGACCTGCATGAACTGCCACCGGGTCACCAAGACCGATCGCCCCGCGATCAAGGAGCTGACCGACGTCTTCGAGTCCGGCCATCCCCTCGAGTGGGTACGGGTCCACACGCTTCCGGATTACGTCTACTTCGACCACCGGCCGCACGTGAACGCCGGGATCGCGTGCCAGACCTGCCACGGCGAGGTCCAGACCATGACCGTCGTCTCCCGGCGGATGTCCATGCGCATGGCCAACTGTCTCGGGTGCCATCGCGACCCCAGGGCCGCCCTTCCCGCTGGCTCGACGATCCGGCGAGGGCCCGAGCACTGCAACGCGTGCCACCGATGACGCGGAGGACCGGAATGCCGCGATCCGACGACCGCAGGAGCTTCCTCGGGATGCTGGCCGCTCTCGTGGGAGGCCTCGCGTCTTCCCGGGTGGCCGGGAGCCGGTCTTCCCTCGGCGATTCCGCGAACGAGCCGGCGGATCCCTTGGGGCGGATCGAACCGGGGCCGTCACGACCCCGGCCCCTGACGCGCACCACGCCGCCGCGCCACTCCGTCCCGCGCGAGGAGGGTCCGCGGTGACGGCGAGACGATACTGGCGGTCGCTGGCCGAGTACCACGGCCTCCCGCCGACCGAGGACGAGCTCGTCGCCCGGGCCGCGCACGGCGTGGGGGAGCCGCCGGAGATTCCGGTCGATGGCCTCTCCAGGCGGCGCTTCCTCGGCCTGCTCGGCGCGTCGGCGGCGATCGCGTCGGGCGCGTCCT
The nucleotide sequence above comes from Terriglobia bacterium. Encoded proteins:
- a CDS encoding TolC family protein codes for the protein MVKAASVLAATALLTAAAWAETPETSSAPAAAPTLTLAAALDLAARQNLDIAAARLRRPVAQAGVRVARQVPNPGLSVSAARDTPHESVVIDQPLEIGGRRGRRIEMARQEAALTDLEIAALERRVRREVREAFYGLIAARDATAQRDGALALARRLREIAKARFDAGDVPQLEVFEAEMEMARAEAELAVQQQEEKVALSRLDALLAAPAGAGWRIVGSLEDAPSALTMDELVSRAAQSNSDLERLAQEIRVEESQRTLFRAERIPDLTVEFGSDFNAPGDFHAGARGGFSLEIPLFSRKQGELARSSATLAALDAESDATRRAVAARVEAAYGEWSVRRTEAELYRSSLVPAARRLEGLAEESYREGKANLLTVLDAQRNVRQVEREYRESLVGLQAAFAGLEEAVGVALD
- a CDS encoding efflux RND transporter periplasmic adaptor subunit — protein: MRDLSNGPARWPRLAAAVALAAALAVAGCSRRSGADEGEGGEKGEAAVVDVTLTQVTRAPISRTVTISGTVAALPNRDVRVSSLVAGRVAELPVAEGDPVAAGQRVARIDDRLLREQSRQAEAALAQAEAGLENAKLARARNETLFERGIAARKEVEDSRTQEAVAEAALKQAQATASLAETQLMRAEIRSPIGGAVVKRFVSVGEQVDGTAAEPLFEVADRREVELYANVPAAYLPAFRSGQAVELEGDSLRGETLHGRVVAVSAAVDPTTDLGLVRIRLANEAGSLALGTFLSARIPLETHADALVAPSQAVYRDQEGRPHVYRVEGDAATASPVVLGIETPDRDEILSGVREGDSIVWTGGYGLGEKSRIRVAKP
- a CDS encoding efflux RND transporter permease subunit, which encodes MNIVAFCRRNAYAVYLLTAFLTAAGLYAAFVLPSNIYPELNFPRIVILAHSGDLAPETMLPSVTRPLEEAASTVLGVRRVRSRTIRGSTEISVLFDPEMDMPYALQLLEARVGEARASLPAETETAVERVTPVVFPVFSLILNGDVPGADLRDYAYYVLRPLFSRVPGVGRVEVQATDTREVSVIVDPEKLLSHRLSLPEVADRLRATNGVASVGRLPKDYQQYLVLTTGLYTDLDPIRDTVVAVEGRTPIRLRDIAEVRDGVEDHTVLITGNGEPAALINVSRQIGGNILQIVDDLKGTTAHLGSAIPKTLHLSVVYDLAEFVRDAMASVRDAILIGAALAVLILFVFLRETRSTLIAATSLPLSVAGTFFFVHVLGGTLNLMSLGGLAVAIGLIIDDAVVVIENIYRHLGLGEAPADAAERGTRELLAPVTGSTATTLVVFLPLGLLQGMIGDFFRALCLTLSVSVLLSLVFAVTLIPLLSQRFLTPRAHRESSERFIEPVNRAYERAVRWSLRRRGIVAGAAALLVALAVLLFTRLESGFLPAMDEGGYVLDYWTPPGTSLDESDRMLRGIEQRIKAMPETASFSRRTGAEMGLFVTQQNRGDILVKLKPRSERKRSCDEVISDLRGQIERSVPGIIVEFVQLLQDMLGDLEGSPEPVEVKLFGDSMPELEKLADDVGARIRKIPGIVDYNAIQKGNPEIVVRVDAALAGRAGLTVEQVSQQVAAGLLGEAATSLRRADRGIGIRVRFPDAFRFDGENIRQYPIVTPARQVVPLASLARAEQVQGVSELSRENQRLMVALTARLEDRDLGSVIRDVKEVMSSTRMPEGSTYEIGGQYETQQSSFRVLLVILGLGLAAVFTVLVTQFRAFRPALVILSAAPLSLVGVFAMLLVTGTPLNVSSFMGIILMVGLVVKNGIILFDYVHKLRESEGLPLDEALVRAGRVRVRPILMTTLATLFGLLPLALGLGSGAELQKPLALAVIGGLLISTFITLLVVPVMYSLLEPSRIPAAPAAAAGE
- a CDS encoding FkbM family methyltransferase, with the protein product MNSVSAAARRVLLGLIGRAVTGAPIEPPERGWVDAELALSGFRKTAKSLLVRRLMRRGLEAGPVTILTPALGGLFTIATPGTDFGVGWEILEHGTYEPHVVEFYRRTLKPGMAVLDVGANIGFHALHAATLVGPAGRVIAVEPDPQSAALLRLSLSLAGGGLPVTVLEAALSDAPGELVQSDLGNAGNSGARFTHKERGRLEALVHGVHPQFRTVRAVVWDDGYPDTRIDFVKIDIEGFEPYALRGMERSLARYRPIVLSEFAPSNLTSIGGTEPSAYLAWFRARGYRVELVEERTARPLAVTDEEALRSVGGGHHVDLAFVPES
- the cax gene encoding calcium/proton exchanger, encoding MAVKDAELARGSFRPFDGLLALVPVAAVLEIAHAPPVAIFLVSAAAIVPLAGIMGRSTERLAERVGPGAGGLLNATFGNAAELILAVVGLSHGLADVVKASLTGSIIGNALLVLGLSILAGGLKHKVQRFNRTAASLGSTLMALAAIGLLVPTVFWYAARDPMVRAGAGATRAGLDRLEKGLSVEIAVVLGVVYLLSLVFSLGTHRHLYAGDGVHPSSGGGEKGAAAPPGARRSSAATVVALLLASSALLALLSEFLVGSLEPTARALGFTDLFVGVVVVAIVGNAAEHSSAVVAALRNRMDLALHIAIGSGLQIALFVTPLLVGISYLVGPAPIDLHFTLLEVGAVVLGVVSVHLVCQDGESNWMEGVLLLAVYAILAVAFYFLPA